The Lysobacter enzymogenes genome window below encodes:
- the prfB gene encoding peptide chain release factor 2 (programmed frameshift) → MIELNPVRQRIADLKGRLDSLRGYLDYDAKVERLEEVNRELESPDVWNDAERAQNLGRERAALEKVVNGIHTLTEGLVGGLELLELAEMEDDESTAQAVVDDVDRYAKEVEKLEFRRMFSGQMDSAFAFVDIQAGAGGTEAQDWAEILLRMYLRWAESRGWKAELMEVSGGDVAGIKSATFRVEGDFAYGWLKTETGVHRLVRKSPFDSDNRRHTSFTSVFVSPEVDDKIDIEINPADLKTDVYRSSGAGGQHVNKTESAVRITHVPSGIVVACQTERSQHANRDRAMKMLAAKLYELEIQKRNAERDAVEATKSDIGWGSQIRNYVLDQSRIKDLRTGIERSDTQKVLDGDLDEFVEASLKAGLQVGSKRSDAV, encoded by the exons ATGATCGAACTCAATCCCGTCCGCCAGCGAATCGCCGACCTCAAGGGCCGGCTGGATTCGCTCAGGGGGTATCTT GACTACGACGCCAAAGTCGAGCGCCTGGAAGAAGTAAACCGCGAGCTGGAAAGCCCCGACGTCTGGAACGACGCCGAACGGGCGCAGAATCTCGGCCGCGAGCGCGCTGCGCTGGAAAAGGTCGTCAACGGCATCCACACCCTCACCGAGGGTCTGGTCGGCGGCCTGGAGCTGCTGGAACTGGCCGAGATGGAAGACGACGAGTCCACCGCGCAGGCGGTGGTCGACGACGTCGACCGCTACGCCAAGGAAGTCGAGAAGCTCGAGTTCCGCCGCATGTTCTCCGGGCAGATGGACAGCGCGTTCGCGTTCGTCGACATCCAGGCCGGCGCCGGCGGCACCGAGGCCCAGGACTGGGCCGAAATCCTGCTGCGCATGTACCTGCGCTGGGCCGAGTCGCGCGGCTGGAAGGCCGAGCTGATGGAAGTCAGCGGCGGCGACGTCGCCGGGATCAAGTCGGCCACGTTCCGCGTCGAAGGCGATTTCGCCTACGGTTGGCTCAAGACCGAAACCGGCGTGCACCGGCTGGTGCGCAAGTCGCCGTTCGACTCCGACAACCGCCGCCACACCAGCTTCACCTCGGTGTTCGTGTCGCCGGAAGTCGACGACAAGATCGACATCGAGATCAATCCGGCCGACCTGAAGACCGACGTGTACCGCTCCTCGGGCGCCGGCGGCCAGCACGTCAACAAGACCGAATCGGCGGTGCGCATCACCCACGTCCCCAGCGGGATCGTGGTGGCGTGCCAGACCGAGCGCAGCCAGCACGCCAACCGCGACCGCGCGATGAAGATGCTGGCGGCGAAGTTGTACGAGCTGGAAATCCAGAAGCGCAACGCCGAGCGCGACGCGGTCGAGGCGACCAAGTCCGACATCGGCTGGGGCAGCCAGATTCGCAACTACGTGCTCGACCAGAGCCGGATCAAGGACCTGCGCACCGGCATCGAGCGCAGCGACACCCAGAAAGTGCTCGACGGCGATCTCGACGAGTTCGTCGAGGCCAGCCTCAAGGCCGGCCTGCAAGTGGGTTCGAAACGCTCCGACGCGGTGTAA
- the lysS gene encoding lysine--tRNA ligase — protein sequence MTDDTQLPPIDENHLIAERRAKLTALRGEGIAFPNDFRRGDYVGDLHERYADAEQWTQDALDAQAHRVAVAGRILLKRVMGKASFVQIQDESGRIQLFLQSNALGETYDKFKGWDVGDIVAAEGPLTRTKTGELSVKAESLRLLTKALRPLPDKFHGLADVEQRYRQRYVDLIVSPESRDVFVKRSKIIRAIRAWLDARRFLEVETPMMHYIPGGAAAKPFTTHHNALDLQLYLRVAPELYLKRLTVGGLERVYEINRNFRNEGVSTRHNPEFTMLELYEAYATYNEIMDLTESVIRDAAQEVLGTTQVEWDGNAIDLGPAFRRWSMTDAVLEHNPEIKREDLRDLDAMRAHGARLKVAVKPSYGWGKLLLEIFEKTVEHTLIQPTFITDHPVEVSPLARANDLDPELTDRFELFVGGKELANGFSELNDPEDQAARFQAQVAQKEGGDDEAMHFDADYIRALEVGLPPTGGLGVGIDRLVMLLTGSSSIRDVLLFPYMRPETGG from the coding sequence ATGACCGACGATACCCAGCTGCCGCCCATCGACGAGAACCACCTGATCGCCGAGCGCCGGGCGAAACTCACGGCGCTGCGCGGCGAGGGGATCGCGTTTCCGAACGATTTCCGCCGCGGCGATTACGTCGGCGACCTGCATGAGCGCTACGCCGACGCCGAGCAGTGGACTCAGGACGCGCTCGACGCGCAGGCCCATCGCGTCGCCGTCGCCGGCCGCATCCTGCTCAAGCGGGTCATGGGCAAGGCCAGCTTCGTCCAGATCCAGGACGAGTCCGGGCGCATCCAGCTGTTCCTGCAGTCCAACGCGCTCGGCGAAACCTACGACAAGTTCAAGGGCTGGGACGTCGGCGACATCGTCGCCGCCGAAGGCCCGCTGACCCGGACCAAGACCGGCGAACTGTCGGTCAAGGCCGAATCGCTGCGCCTGCTGACCAAGGCGCTGCGCCCGCTGCCGGACAAGTTCCACGGCCTGGCCGACGTCGAACAACGCTACCGCCAGCGCTACGTCGACCTGATCGTCTCGCCCGAATCGCGCGACGTGTTCGTCAAGCGCTCCAAGATCATCCGCGCGATCCGCGCCTGGCTCGACGCGCGCCGCTTCCTGGAAGTGGAAACGCCGATGATGCATTACATCCCCGGCGGCGCCGCGGCCAAGCCGTTCACGACCCACCACAACGCGCTCGACCTGCAGCTGTACCTGCGCGTGGCGCCGGAGCTCTACCTCAAGCGCCTGACCGTCGGCGGCCTGGAGCGGGTCTACGAGATCAACCGCAACTTCCGCAACGAGGGCGTGTCGACCCGGCACAACCCCGAATTCACCATGCTCGAACTGTACGAGGCCTACGCCACCTACAACGAGATCATGGACCTGACCGAGTCGGTGATCCGCGACGCCGCGCAGGAAGTGCTGGGCACCACGCAGGTCGAGTGGGACGGCAACGCCATCGACCTGGGCCCGGCGTTCCGGCGTTGGTCGATGACCGATGCGGTGCTCGAGCACAACCCCGAGATCAAGCGCGAGGACCTGCGCGACCTGGACGCGATGCGCGCCCACGGCGCGCGCCTGAAGGTCGCGGTCAAGCCGTCCTACGGCTGGGGCAAGCTGCTGCTGGAAATCTTCGAGAAGACCGTCGAGCACACCCTGATCCAGCCGACCTTCATCACCGACCACCCGGTCGAAGTCAGCCCGCTGGCGCGCGCCAACGACCTGGATCCGGAACTGACCGACCGGTTCGAACTGTTCGTCGGCGGCAAGGAACTGGCGAACGGCTTCTCCGAGCTCAACGACCCCGAAGACCAGGCCGCGCGCTTCCAGGCGCAGGTGGCGCAGAAGGAAGGCGGCGACGACGAAGCCATGCACTTCGACGCCGACTACATCCGCGCGCTCGAAGTCGGGCTGCCGCCGACCGGCGGCCTCGGCGTCGGCATCGACCGGCTGGTGATGCTGCTGACCGGCTCGTCCTCGATCCGCGACGTGCTGCTGTTCCCGTACATGCGTCCGGAAACGGGCGGCTGA